Genomic window (Marinifilum sp. JC120):
CAGAAGCCCTGCGCCCTTCCACAAGTTCATTCTGCCCGCCCACATAACCGACGATAAGTGGGATTGAGGCAAGGTGACATGGTGAGAACAGCACACTCACTATTCCCCAGAGCAGACAACCAAGTCCCGCCCATGCAGTGCCACTCACAATCCAATGATTAATAGAAATCAAAAACTGGTCCATACTCTTACCGGACACCCAGTTCTTTCAATTTTGCCACAATACTCTTTTTATCCAGAAAACCTACATGCCGATACTGTTCTCTGCCTTGTGCATCGTAAAATATCTGAGTTGGAATAGAACGGATATTGTACTTGGCAGCCTCTTCTTGGTATTCCCAGACATCGATAAAGGCAATAGCAGCCCGTCCGTCATACTCCTTGGACAGTTCCTTAATCACCGGAGTCATCATTTTGCAGGGAATACAAGCGTGGGCACCGATATCAACCATGGTCACCATGCCGGCAATAGGCAGCTTGTGCGGTTTTCCTGAAATAAGTTCAGAAGCCTCAACAAGAACTTTTCCTGATTCTTCAGCATCAGCTGAACAAGCAGAAAGACACATACCCAAAACCAACAAACACCCTACCAAGACAATACTTCTTTTTAACACTGTTACTCCTGATCACTGATTATTTCAGCCATTTGAGGACTTCATTCTTGCTCGGAACTTTACCCACAACCTTTACTTCACCGTCAACGGCAACAGCTGGAGTAGAAAAAACACCCATCATTGCAATTTCCTGAAAATCACTAACCTTGACAACTTCGGCCTGTATGCCGCTTTCCGCAACCGCTTCCTGTACAATCATTTCCGCTTTGGCGCACTTGGGACAACCGGGTCCGAGAACTTGAATTTTCATTGCTTACTCCTTACTATGTTTGTATTTGGCAAATTAACCAAACAAAAAACAATGTCAATAAAACACAGTCAAATAACGATCATCATGCTCATTTTAAAGTATGAAATTTATTGCCCTCCGCCCAAAAATCAAGCAATTTTCATGTACATATAATTTACATTAATAACTCACGATTTTCAGCTAATACCAAAAACTTGATATTTTTTAAAAATTCTAAATAAAAATAGCGAAGGGTTCCTGTAAATCCTTCCCTATTCCAACATTCCCCACCACCCCTTGCCGCCCTACCCTTCAAGTGCTATCACACGCCTCAAGCGAGATGAACAAACACGAGGCAAACATGGATTATATAGAATACATTGACCGGAAGTCCGGCGAACTCTGCAAAGAGATTGTACCGGGAGAGCATTGGCTTAAATGGTTGTACCATAATCCTTTAGGCAAACTTGCGCTGCATGGCGTGGTTAAAAGGAAGTTTATTTCACAATGGTACGGCAACAAGATGGACAGCCCGGCATCAAAAAATAAGATTCCAGAATTCGTGAAGGATTTGAAAATCGATATGAATGAAGCCACACGTCCGATGGAAGAGTATGATTCATTCAACGATTTCTTCATCCGCCAACTAAAACCGGAAGTCCGCCCCATTAACCG
Coding sequences:
- a CDS encoding thioredoxin family protein, with amino-acid sequence MKIQVLGPGCPKCAKAEMIVQEAVAESGIQAEVVKVSDFQEIAMMGVFSTPAVAVDGEVKVVGKVPSKNEVLKWLK
- a CDS encoding thioredoxin, giving the protein MCLSACSADAEESGKVLVEASELISGKPHKLPIAGMVTMVDIGAHACIPCKMMTPVIKELSKEYDGRAAIAFIDVWEYQEEAAKYNIRSIPTQIFYDAQGREQYRHVGFLDKKSIVAKLKELGVR